The proteins below come from a single Burkholderia sp. FERM BP-3421 genomic window:
- a CDS encoding class I SAM-dependent methyltransferase, whose translation MQAASVTMAGGAPSGGAPPAPSEWVRRWAALVPSGGAVLDVAAGHGRHAGWFAGRGHPVCALERDPAALASLAALPGVDARAADLEGAPWPLAADARFAAVVVTNYLHRPLLPRLIDALAPGGALLYETFAHGNQTLGKPSNPAFLLAPGELLDAVRGTLRVIAFEDGFVAAPRAAFVQRICAVREQALQAGAGFPRYGLAV comes from the coding sequence ATGCAGGCGGCATCCGTGACGATGGCGGGCGGCGCTCCGTCGGGCGGCGCGCCGCCCGCACCCTCCGAGTGGGTGCGCCGCTGGGCGGCGCTCGTGCCGTCGGGCGGCGCGGTGCTCGACGTCGCCGCCGGACACGGCCGGCACGCGGGCTGGTTCGCCGGGCGCGGTCATCCGGTCTGCGCGCTCGAGCGCGATCCGGCGGCGCTGGCGTCGCTCGCGGCGCTGCCGGGGGTCGACGCGCGCGCGGCCGACCTGGAGGGGGCGCCGTGGCCGCTTGCGGCCGATGCGCGCTTCGCTGCCGTGGTGGTCACGAACTACCTGCACCGTCCGCTGCTGCCGCGTCTGATCGACGCACTCGCGCCGGGCGGGGCCTTGTTGTACGAAACCTTCGCACACGGCAACCAAACGCTGGGCAAGCCGTCCAACCCCGCATTCCTGCTCGCGCCCGGCGAATTGCTGGACGCGGTGCGCGGCACGCTGCGCGTGATCGCGTTCGAGGACGGCTTCGTGGCGGCGCCGCGTGCAGCCTTCGTGCAGCGCATCTGCGCGGTGCGCGAACAGGCTTTGCAGGCAGGGGCGGGATTTCCGCGTTACGGACTGGCTGTCTAA
- the dapA gene encoding 4-hydroxy-tetrahydrodipicolinate synthase — MANGTQDGIQIRGSIPAIVTPMHEDGSLDLPAFRKLIDWHIEEGTDALVVVGTSGESATVSVDEHIQTIQTAVEHAAKRIPIIAGAGGNSTAEAIELSKQAKAVGADATLQVVPYYNKPTQEGMYRHFRTIAEAVDLPVILYNVPGRTVADMSNETILRLAEVPGIVGVKEATGNIDRAVQLIKGAPAHFAIYSGDDPTAIALMLLGGHGNISVTANVAPRAMSALCRAALAGDVATAREIHMKLLSLHKHLFIEANPIPVKWALQQMGRIEGGIRLPLTPLDERCHDAVRGALREAGIPS; from the coding sequence ATGGCTAACGGCACTCAAGACGGCATTCAAATCCGCGGCAGCATCCCCGCGATCGTCACCCCGATGCACGAAGACGGCAGCCTCGATCTGCCGGCGTTCCGCAAACTGATCGACTGGCATATCGAAGAGGGGACGGATGCCCTCGTCGTGGTCGGCACGAGCGGGGAGTCGGCGACGGTTTCGGTTGACGAACATATCCAGACGATCCAGACCGCGGTCGAGCACGCGGCGAAACGGATCCCGATCATCGCGGGCGCGGGCGGCAATTCGACGGCGGAAGCGATCGAGCTGTCGAAGCAGGCGAAGGCGGTCGGCGCCGACGCGACGCTTCAGGTGGTGCCGTACTACAACAAGCCCACCCAGGAAGGCATGTACCGCCATTTCCGCACGATCGCCGAGGCGGTCGACCTGCCGGTGATCCTGTACAACGTGCCGGGCCGCACGGTCGCGGACATGTCGAACGAGACGATCCTGCGTCTCGCCGAGGTGCCGGGCATCGTCGGCGTGAAGGAGGCGACCGGCAACATCGATCGCGCCGTGCAACTGATCAAGGGCGCGCCCGCGCATTTCGCGATCTACAGCGGCGACGATCCGACCGCGATCGCGCTGATGCTGCTGGGCGGCCACGGCAATATCTCGGTGACGGCGAACGTCGCGCCGCGCGCGATGAGCGCGCTGTGCCGTGCCGCGCTGGCGGGCGATGTCGCGACGGCGCGCGAGATCCACATGAAACTGCTGTCGCTGCACAAGCACCTGTTCATCGAGGCGAATCCGATTCCGGTGAAATGGGCCCTGCAGCAGATGGGTCGGATCGAGGGCGGTATCCGCCTGCCGCTGACGCCGCTCGACGAACGCTGCCACGACGCCGTGCGCGGCGCGTTACGCGAAGCCGGCATCCCGAGTTGA